One segment of Hemibagrus wyckioides isolate EC202008001 linkage group LG05, SWU_Hwy_1.0, whole genome shotgun sequence DNA contains the following:
- the lgi3 gene encoding leucine-rich repeat LGI family member 3, with product MSTSERRSAQRWLRWIKSAAASLFILLVCSQGTAEGRRVTKIPRCPATCSCTKDSAFCVDTKAIPKSFPPGIISLTMVNTGFTEIPEGAFSHLHLLQFLLLNSNTFTVIADDAFAGLSHLQYLFIENNDIRSLSKYTFRGLKSLTHLSLSNNNLQVLPRELLKHQDILTDLDLRGNSFRCDCKIKWLVDWMEKSNTSVPAIYCASPFEFQGRRIQDLTPRDFNCISADFASYETYPFQSLSVESYDFSDDLYVVFAQPNTGICAVYIWDHVNMLFRTHYNITSRSAVYCKPVVINNTLYMVVAQLFGGSHIYKWEEGPLQFVKIQDIDASRVRKPNFIETFQIEGDWFFAIVDSSKAGSTSIYHWNSNGFYSHQSLNPWHRDTHIHFLEVDGKPRLILSSSSQPPVVYQWNRGSRQFVFHSQIPHASDVHLVKHFWAHQSLYLCLIRFIGDSRLVRWESQRFIEIQTMPSRGSMALQPFCVGVRQYLVLGSDYSFSRVYLWDELTQRFQPFQELNVLAPRGFSLVSIDNKDILLVASFKGKTVAYQHLLVDLSAK from the exons ATGTCCACATCAGAGCGCAGGAGTGCACAGAGGTGGTTGAGATGGATCAAATCAGCAGCTgcctctctctttattcttctgGTGTGTTCGCAGGGAACGGCCGAGGGACGCAGAGTCACCAAAATTCCTCGCTGTCCAGCGACCTGCTCTTGCACCAAAGACAGCGCCTTCTGCGTGGACACTAAAGCCATCCCCAAGAGCTTCCCGCCTGGCATCATTTCACt gaCGATGGTGAACACAGGCTTCACTGAGATCCCAGAGGGAGCGTTCTCTCACCTCCACTTGCTGCAGTTCCT TTTGCTGAATTCCAACACTTTCACTGTGATTGCTGATGATGCCTTTGCTGGCCTCTCGCACCTGCAGTATCT GTTTATTGAGAATAATGACATTCGGTCGTTGTCCAAATACACGTTCAGAGGCCTGAAGTCTTTAACACACCT ATCTCTGTCTAACAACAACCTGCAGGTCTTACCCAGAGAACTGCTCAAACACCAGGACATCCTCACTGACCT AGACCTGAGAGGGAACTCGTTCCGCTGCGACTGTAAGATTAAGTGGCTGGTGGACTGGATGGAGAAATCCAACACCTCCGTCCCGGCTATATACTGCGCCAGTCCCTTCGAGTTCCAGGGCCGTCGAATCCAAGACTTAACACCACGAGACTTCAACTGCATTAGTGCAG ATTTTGCTTCGTATGAGACCTACCCGTTCCAGTCCCTCTCTGTAGAGTCATACGACTTCAGCGATGACTTGTACGTGGTGTTCGCTCAGCCCAACACGGGAATATGCGCCGTTTACATCTGGGATCACGTGAACATGCTTTTCCGGACCCATTACAACATCACGT CTCGATCTGCGGTTTACTGCAAGCCCGTGGTGATCAACAACACACTCTACATGGTGGTGGCCCAACTATTCGGAGGATCCCATATCTACAA GTGGGAAGAAGGCCCTTTGCAGTTTGTGAAAATCCAGGACATCGACGCCAGCCGTGTCCGCAAACCCAACTTCATCGAGACGTTTCAGATCGAAGGAGACTGGTTCTTTGCTATAGTGGATAGCTCCAAGGCAGGCTCCACCAGCATCTACCACTGGAACAGTAACGGCTTCTACTCGCACCAGTCACTTAACCCGTGGCACCgcgacacacacatacacttcctGGAGGTGGACGGTAAGCCTCGGCTAATCCTCTCGAGCTCCTCGCAGCCGCCGGTGGTGTACCAGTGGAACCGTGGGTCACGCCAGTTCGTCTTCCACTCACAAATCCCACATGCGAGCGATGTCCACTTGGTGAAGCACTTCTGGGCCCATCAGTCGCTCTACCTCTGCCTAATTCGGTTCATCGGTGACTCGAGGCTCGTGCGCTGGGAAAGCCAACGCTTTATAGAGATCCAGACGATGCCATCACGTGGCTCAATGGCACTACAGCCGTTCTGCGTAGGAGTGAGACAGTACCTGGTTCTGGGCAGCGATTACTCCTTCTCGCGGGTCTACCTGTGGGACGAGCTCACACAGCGCTTCCAGCCTTTCCAGGAGCTCAACGTTTTGGCACCTCGTGGATTTAGCCTGGTCTCCATTGACAACAAAGACATCCTGCTTGTTGCCAGCTTTAAAGGAAAGACTGTGGCGTATCAGCATCTACTGGTGGACCTCAGCGCCAAGTAA